In Mercurialis annua linkage group LG5, ddMerAnnu1.2, whole genome shotgun sequence, a single genomic region encodes these proteins:
- the LOC126680921 gene encoding F-box/LRR-repeat protein 4-like: MASSSSPICINETLKDDELRSIFSKLESDKDKEIFGLVCKRWLRLQSTERKKLAARAGPHMLQKMAARFSRLIQLDLSQSVSRSFYPGVTDSDLSVISDGFKSLRVLSLQNCKGITDNGMRSIGHGLSSLRSLDVSYCRKLTDKGLSAVAEGCRDLQALHLTGCRSITDEVLKALSTNCSNLQELGLQGCSSITDDGVTNLVSGCKQIRSLDMNKCSNIGDVGVSNLSEACSSRLKTLKLLDCYKVGDESILSLANFCTNLETLIIGGCRDISDASVKSLASACKNSLKNLRMDWCLNISDSSLSCILTKCRNLEALDIGCCEEVTDAAFQGLGTRDAKLNLKVLKISNCPKVTVTGIGMLLEKCNALEYLDVRSCPHVTKSGCDEAGLQFPDCCKVNYTGSLNEPDVLI; encoded by the exons AtggcttcttcttcttctccaatttGCATTAACGAGACATTGAAAGACGACGAGCTTCGATCCATATTCTCAAAGCTGGAGAGTGACAAAGATAAGGAGATATTTGGGTTGGTTTGTAAGAGATGGCTCCGCTTGCAGAGCACGGAAAGGAAGAAGCTTGCTGCACGTGCTGGTCCTCACATGCTTCAGAAAATGGCTGCTAGATTCTCTCGCTTGATCCAATTGGACCTCTCTCAGTCTGTTTCTAGGTCCTTTTATCCCGGTGTTACTGACTCCGATCTCTCTGTTATTTCTGATGGGTTTAAATCCTTGAGGGTCCTCAGTTTGCAGAATTGTAAAG GAATTACTGATAACGGAATGCGGTCAATTGGGCATGGTCTTTCTTCTCTGCGCTCCTTGGATGTATCATATTGCAGAAAGCTAACGGACAAGGGCTTGTCAGCTGTTGCTGAGGGCTGTAGAGATTTGCAGGCCTTACATCTTACTGGCTGCAGATCTATTACGGATGAAGTTTTAAAAGCTCTTTCTACGAATTGTTCTAATCTACAAGAGTTGGGCCTGCAAGGATGCAGCAGCATAACTGATGATGGGGTCACGAATCTCGTTAGTGGTTGTAAGCAAATACGATCCTTAGACATGAATAAATGCAGCAACATTGGGGACGTTGGAGTTTCCAATCTTTCCGAGGCTTGTTCATCTCGTCTCAAGACGTTAAAGTTGTTGGATTGTTACAAAGTTGGAGATGAGTCTATATTATCTTTAGCAAACTTTTGCACTAATCTTGAGACCCTCATAATTGGTGGGTGTCGGGATATCTCTGATGCCTCTGTAAAATCCTTAGCATCTGCTTGTAAAAATAGTTTGAAGAATCTGCGTATGGATTGGTGTTTAAATATATCTGACTCTTCACTAAGCTGCATTCTCACTAAGTGCAGAAACCTAGAGGCTCTTGACATTGGATGTTGTGAGGAAGTTACAGATGCCGCATTTCAAGGTTTAGGAACAAGGGATGCTAAATTAAACTTGAAGGTTTTGAAGATCAGCAACTGTCCAAAGGTAACAGTGACTGGGATAGGGATGCTTTTGGAAAAGTGCAATGCTTTGGAATACCTTGATGTGAGATCCTGCCCGCATGTCACGAAGTCAGGTTGTGATGAAGCTGGTTTGCAGTTTCCAGACTGTTGTAAAGTAAATTACACAGGAAGTTTAAATGAGCCGGATGTTTTAATTTGA
- the LOC126680922 gene encoding transcription termination factor MTERF6, chloroplastic/mitochondrial, with protein sequence MEMGSTTSSNGTSSLMWFFKDKGFDDNSINEMFRKCKRLEGVRRERASENWSYLQSIGIQERKLPFVISKCPKILTLGLNDKLIPMVECLSTLSTKQREVASAITKFPHILSHSLEEKFCPLLAFFQALGVPEKQLGKIILLNPRLISYSIEHKLSEIVEFLSGLGLVKDGRIGKVLVKHPFIMGYSVEKRLRPTLEFLKSIGLTELNVQTVVMNFPELLCRDVDKILQPNFVYLKQCGFQDRQIAALVTGYPQILIKSIRNSLEPRIKFLVDVMGRSIDEAADYPIFFQHSLKRTLESRHKLLRQKNVDYSLREMLDCNQKKFLLKFG encoded by the coding sequence ATGGAAATGGGCAGCACCACTTCTTCAAATGGGACTAGCAGCCTAATGTGGTTTTTCAAAGATAAAGGCTTTGATGATAATAGCATTAACGAAATGTTCCGTAAGTGCAAGCGCCTCGAGGGTGTTCGAAGGGAACGAGCATCTGAAAATTGGAGTTACCTTCAAAGTATTGGAATTCAAGAGCGGAAGCTACCTTTTGTAATCTCAAAATGTCCCAAAATCCTGACGCTTGGCCTCAATGACAAGCTCATTCCGATGGTGGAGTGTTTATCTACGCTCTCTACAAAACAGCGCGAAGTTGCTTCTGCTATAACCAAGTTCCCTCACATACTCTCTCATAGTCTTGAAGAGAAGTTCTGTCCCCTTTTGGCATTCTTTCAAGCATTAGGTGTTCCTGAAAAGCAACTTGGAAAAATAATATTGCTTAATCCGAGGCTTATTAGTTACAGCATCGAACACAAGCTGTCAGAAATCGTGGAATTCCTTTCTGGTCTCGGCCTTGTGAAAGATGGGAGGATTGGTAAAGTGCTGGTGAAGCATCCATTTATTATGGGGTATAGTGTTGAGAAAAGGCTACGCCCTACCTTGGAATTCTTAAAATCAATTGGCTTGACGGAATTGAATGTTCAGACTGTCGTAATGAACTTCCCTGAACTTTTGTGTAGGGATGTGGATAAGATTCTCCAGCCCAATTTTGTTTATCTAAAACAATGTGGATTTCAGGATAGACAAATAGCTGCTTTGGTGACTGGTTATCCTCAAATTCTAATCAAAAGTATTAGGAATTCTTTAGAACCTAGGATTAAGTTTTTGGTAGATGTTATGGGGAGATCAATTGATGAAGCTGCTGACTACCCTATCTTCTTTCAGCACAGTTTGAAGAGAACGTTGGAGTCGCGTCACAAACTTTTGAGACAGAAGAATGTAGACTATAGCTTGCGGGAGATGCTAGACTGCAATCAAAAGAAGTTTTTACTGAAGTTTGGATGA